In the genome of Paracoccus sp. MBLB3053, one region contains:
- the fhuB gene encoding Fe(3+)-hydroxamate ABC transporter permease FhuB, whose protein sequence is MTTRTWLALLAAFLFAAVLWFLAALRLLPTDWPAFPFDASTMKVDQILFAFGVMPRGAIALMAGAILGLAGALLQAVLRNPVADPTTLGISAGAQLALVMTTIYAPALLEQGRWVVALAGAGTAAALVMLIGARRAFAPVTMVIAGMLVGMTASAIATAITLSRGEYLLSLVIWNGGSLVQQDWGGVRSLGLVLISGAAGAALLARPLRVLSLGAAGAGALGLNVAAIRFAVIILAVFLAGAVSAELGLIGFVGLAAPAFARSLGARTMGQVLALAPFLGAILLSACDGVVLGLSDLTGEMFPTGALTGLIGGPLLIWLLPRLRGSTPPGTEAAEGPAPRLDRPGRVLIALVVATVVLAVLLVWIGRVPQGWAVLDWNSFRDFLPLRLPRLIAAGAAGSLLAIAGAILQRMTANPLASPEVLGVSGGASIGYAAVLFLMVSPGPTERMIGTMLGGAVALILVSRFASRRDMPAERILLAGIAVSSMAAALLSALMATGSAQSWQVLAWLSGSSGNVGPAQAAVLAALALIVVMLALGAWRWLELLPLGSEVASGLGVPLTRARLGLVAIAGIATGAATVLVGPLSFVGLMAPHMARRLGFARARDHICGAALIGAILMISADFGARMAGFPYELPLGLFASLLGAPWLVWLMMRMRR, encoded by the coding sequence ATGACAACACGTACCTGGCTTGCCTTGCTCGCCGCATTTCTTTTCGCTGCGGTTCTCTGGTTTCTGGCAGCGCTTAGGCTGCTTCCAACCGACTGGCCCGCGTTTCCCTTCGACGCCAGCACGATGAAGGTCGACCAGATCCTTTTTGCGTTCGGGGTGATGCCGCGCGGCGCAATCGCTTTGATGGCGGGCGCGATCCTTGGATTGGCGGGGGCACTCTTGCAGGCCGTGCTGCGCAATCCTGTCGCCGATCCGACGACATTGGGAATATCGGCTGGAGCCCAGCTTGCATTGGTGATGACGACGATCTACGCGCCGGCTCTTCTGGAGCAGGGCCGCTGGGTCGTTGCCCTTGCCGGAGCGGGCACGGCGGCCGCGCTGGTCATGTTGATTGGTGCGCGGCGCGCCTTCGCGCCCGTTACGATGGTGATCGCGGGGATGCTTGTCGGCATGACGGCCTCGGCGATCGCAACCGCAATCACGCTGTCCCGGGGCGAGTATCTCCTGTCGCTGGTGATCTGGAACGGCGGCTCTCTGGTGCAGCAGGATTGGGGCGGTGTGCGCTCGCTCGGTTTGGTGCTCATCTCGGGCGCAGCCGGGGCGGCGCTGCTCGCGCGTCCGCTCAGGGTGCTTTCCCTGGGTGCAGCCGGAGCCGGAGCCCTAGGACTGAACGTCGCCGCGATACGTTTCGCCGTGATCATCCTGGCCGTTTTCCTGGCGGGCGCAGTTTCAGCCGAACTGGGGTTGATCGGCTTTGTCGGACTGGCGGCCCCGGCGTTCGCGCGCAGCCTTGGGGCTAGAACAATGGGACAGGTGCTGGCGCTTGCTCCTTTCTTGGGGGCCATCCTGCTTTCTGCATGCGACGGCGTGGTGCTCGGGCTCTCCGACCTCACCGGAGAAATGTTCCCAACCGGGGCCCTGACCGGCCTCATCGGCGGACCATTGCTGATCTGGCTGCTGCCGCGCCTTCGTGGCTCGACCCCGCCCGGCACCGAAGCGGCCGAGGGGCCCGCGCCGCGGCTTGATCGACCGGGCAGGGTGCTGATTGCCCTTGTTGTCGCGACTGTCGTATTGGCAGTTCTTCTGGTCTGGATCGGACGGGTTCCGCAGGGATGGGCCGTTCTCGATTGGAACAGTTTTCGCGACTTCCTTCCGCTGCGCTTGCCCCGATTGATCGCGGCCGGTGCAGCCGGTTCGCTGCTGGCGATTGCGGGCGCGATCTTGCAACGTATGACCGCCAATCCCCTTGCTTCGCCGGAGGTGCTGGGCGTTTCTGGCGGCGCCTCGATCGGCTATGCCGCTGTGCTGTTTCTCATGGTTTCACCTGGGCCGACGGAACGAATGATCGGGACGATGCTGGGAGGCGCCGTCGCGCTGATCCTTGTTTCAAGATTTGCCAGCAGGCGCGACATGCCGGCCGAGCGGATCTTGCTGGCAGGGATCGCGGTGTCATCCATGGCCGCCGCATTGCTTTCGGCCCTTATGGCGACCGGAAGCGCGCAATCCTGGCAGGTCCTTGCCTGGCTTAGCGGCTCTTCGGGGAACGTCGGTCCGGCTCAGGCCGCTGTGCTGGCAGCGCTTGCCTTGATCGTCGTGATGCTGGCTTTGGGTGCTTGGCGCTGGCTGGAACTTCTTCCCTTGGGTTCCGAAGTCGCTTCCGGCCTGGGCGTGCCGCTGACAAGGGCGCGGCTCGGGCTTGTTGCCATTGCCGGAATTGCGACGGGGGCCGCAACGGTCCTTGTCGGACCGCTCAGTTTCGTGGGGCTAATGGCGCCTCACATGGCCCGCCGGTTGGGGTTCGCGCGCGCGCGAGATCATATCTGTGGCGCAGCCCTGATCGGCGCCATCCTGATGATCTCGGCGGATTTCGGAGCACGAATGGCGGGTTTCCCCTACGAACTTCCCTTGGGTCTCTTCGCGTCTCTTCTCGGGGCGCCCTGGCTCGTCTGGTTGATGATGAGGATGCGGCGATGA
- a CDS encoding ABC transporter ATP-binding protein — protein sequence MTDALFTISELSVDVPGRRLLDNLSLDLPQGQVVALIGHNGSGKSTLLKVLARQVPMSSGRVSFCGRDSWDWPAREHARALAFMPQTTPSAEGMTVRELVALGRYPWHGALGRFGERDHAAVGAALAECAVEPFADRLVDTLSGGERQRVWLAMMVAQQAQTLLLDEPISALDIAHQVEVLSLVRRMCHAQNRSAVVVLHEVNMAARFCDHVIALKGGRLAMQGSPDELMRPDVLAKIYGLPMQVLRREDGGLVAIPA from the coding sequence ATGACGGACGCCCTGTTTACCATTTCGGAACTCTCGGTCGATGTCCCTGGCCGCCGCTTGCTCGACAATCTCAGCCTTGATCTGCCGCAGGGGCAGGTCGTCGCGTTGATTGGGCATAACGGCTCGGGCAAATCCACGCTGCTCAAGGTATTGGCCCGTCAAGTGCCCATGTCCTCGGGACGGGTCAGTTTCTGCGGCAGGGACAGTTGGGACTGGCCTGCACGCGAACACGCTCGCGCCTTGGCTTTCATGCCTCAGACGACACCCTCGGCGGAAGGCATGACCGTGCGTGAACTCGTCGCATTGGGACGCTATCCTTGGCACGGGGCGCTGGGACGTTTCGGCGAAAGGGATCACGCCGCAGTTGGCGCGGCCCTTGCCGAATGCGCGGTCGAGCCCTTCGCGGATCGGCTTGTCGACACGCTTTCGGGCGGTGAGCGGCAGCGCGTCTGGCTTGCCATGATGGTCGCACAGCAAGCCCAGACCCTGCTTCTGGACGAGCCCATCTCGGCACTCGACATAGCCCATCAAGTCGAGGTTCTGTCACTTGTCCGAAGGATGTGCCATGCACAGAACCGCAGTGCGGTCGTTGTGCTTCACGAAGTGAACATGGCGGCGCGATTCTGCGACCATGTGATTGCGCTCAAAGGTGGGCGGCTTGCCATGCAGGGCAGCCCGGACGAGCTGATGCGCCCCGATGTGCTTGCCAAGATCTACGGCCTGCCGATGCAGGTCTTGCGACGCGAGGATGGAGGCCTTGTCGCCATCCCCGCTTGA